In the genome of Acidobacteriota bacterium, one region contains:
- a CDS encoding protein-L-isoaspartate(D-aspartate) O-methyltransferase, which yields MVERQIQARGISAPAVLDALAAVPRHRFVPEALAPRAYDDTPLPIGYDQTISQPYVVAYMTEAAALAPDAKVLDIGTGSGYQAAVLAEIVSRVYSIEIVPELADRSRRLLADLGYDNVEVRTGDGYRGWPEEAPFDAIVVAAAPDHVPPALVEQLAVGARLVIPVGRFTQEILIVTRTAGGSTTEAVLPVRFVPMTGEAQQPRR from the coding sequence ATGGTGGAAAGGCAGATTCAGGCACGCGGAATCTCCGCGCCCGCCGTGCTCGATGCGCTGGCTGCGGTTCCGCGGCACCGCTTCGTCCCGGAGGCCCTCGCGCCGCGCGCCTACGACGACACGCCGCTGCCGATCGGCTACGACCAAACGATCTCGCAACCCTACGTCGTCGCCTACATGACCGAGGCGGCCGCGCTGGCGCCCGACGCGAAGGTGCTCGACATCGGCACCGGCTCCGGCTATCAGGCCGCCGTGCTGGCGGAGATCGTGAGCCGGGTCTACTCGATCGAGATCGTCCCGGAGCTCGCCGACCGGTCGCGGCGGTTGCTGGCGGACCTCGGCTACGACAACGTGGAAGTGCGGACCGGCGACGGCTACCGCGGGTGGCCGGAAGAGGCGCCCTTCGACGCCATCGTCGTCGCCGCCGCCCCCGACCACGTCCCGCCGGCGCTGGTCGAGCAGCTCGCGGTCGGTGCAAGGCTGGTCATTCCGGTCGGCCGCTTCACCCAGGAGATCCTGATCGTGACGAGGACGGCGGGCGGCTCGACGACGGAGGCCGTGCTCCCGGTCCGCTTCGTTCCGATGACCGGAGAGGCGCAGCAACCCCGCCGCTGA
- a CDS encoding Mrp/NBP35 family ATP-binding protein produces MSAVSEAAVLDALKAVVDPDLGRDIVSLGFVKNLTIDGTRVAFAIELTTPACPVKDQMQEQARAAVSALGVDAVDIEMTASVRSALPDAQQAPIPGIRNIIAVGAGKGGVGKTTVSVNLAVALARYGGRVGIIDGDVYGPNVPIMLGIDTRLESDGRKIVPAEKHGIRVVSMGFLTDAAAPIIWRGPMLHGVVRQFFQDVKWDELDYLVVDMPPGTGDVALSLSQTVPVTGAVVVTTPQAVSLSDSRRAVGMYRKLNVPTLGIVENMSYYACAACGQESDLFGRGGGERVAEELGVPFLGQIPLYAPIRVGGDTGAPIVTAEPESPAGQAFLRIAERAAAQISIQSFQPPQPAVPPAMAAGPSPVRG; encoded by the coding sequence ATGTCTGCCGTTTCGGAAGCTGCCGTTCTGGATGCCCTCAAGGCCGTCGTCGACCCCGACCTGGGCCGGGACATCGTCAGTCTCGGGTTCGTCAAGAACCTGACCATCGACGGAACCCGGGTCGCGTTCGCGATCGAGCTCACCACGCCCGCCTGCCCGGTCAAGGACCAGATGCAGGAGCAGGCGCGGGCGGCGGTGTCCGCGCTCGGCGTGGACGCCGTCGACATCGAGATGACCGCGAGCGTCCGGTCGGCCCTGCCGGATGCCCAGCAGGCCCCGATTCCAGGCATCCGGAACATCATCGCCGTCGGCGCGGGGAAGGGGGGCGTCGGCAAGACGACCGTCTCGGTGAACCTCGCGGTGGCGCTCGCCCGCTACGGGGGGCGCGTGGGGATCATCGACGGGGACGTCTACGGCCCGAACGTCCCCATCATGCTCGGCATCGACACGCGACTCGAGTCGGACGGCCGCAAGATCGTGCCGGCGGAGAAGCACGGGATCCGGGTCGTGTCGATGGGCTTCCTCACCGACGCGGCGGCGCCCATCATCTGGCGCGGCCCGATGCTGCACGGCGTCGTCCGGCAGTTCTTTCAGGACGTCAAGTGGGACGAGCTCGACTATCTCGTCGTCGACATGCCCCCGGGCACGGGCGACGTCGCCCTCAGCCTCAGCCAGACGGTACCGGTCACCGGCGCCGTGGTGGTGACGACGCCGCAGGCCGTCTCGCTGTCCGACAGCCGGCGCGCGGTCGGCATGTACCGGAAGCTCAACGTCCCGACGCTCGGGATCGTCGAGAACATGAGCTACTACGCCTGCGCCGCTTGCGGGCAGGAGAGCGACCTGTTCGGGCGTGGCGGCGGCGAGCGCGTCGCCGAGGAGCTCGGCGTGCCCTTCCTCGGCCAGATTCCGCTCTATGCGCCGATCCGCGTCGGCGGCGACACCGGGGCGCCAATCGTGACCGCCGAGCCCGAGTCCCCGGCGGGCCAGGCGTTCCTGCGCATCGCCGAGCGCGCCGCCGCGCAGATCTCGATCCAGAGCTTCCAGCCCCCGCAGCCGGCCGTGCCGCCGGCCATGGCCGCGGGACCGAGTCCGGTACGGGGCTGA
- a CDS encoding M61 family metallopeptidase, protein MPGAGSRQRLFAYVILIAVLLSAGRSSLSAQMLEPVSYTVRFPAPATHYAEIEAEVPADGLEAVELMMATWTPGSYLIREYARHVEAVRAATPAGEPLAVAKSSKNRWRIETGGADRVTVSYRVYCREMSVRTNWIEADFAMLNGAPTFLTPVATAPRPHDVRIELPPEWSESVTALPPAPGGRPHSYRAADFDTLVDAPILAGNPTTYSFTVDGTPHALVNIGEGGVWDGPTAAADIERIVHEQHRTWGFFPYQRYLFLNMLVEAGGGLEHKDSTLLMTSRWTTRDRRRYLRWLGTASHELFHAWNVKQLRPAALGPFDYEREAFTPALWMVEGLTSYYGPLAVHRAGISTREEFLEALSALIEALQTTPGRLVQPVADASYDAWIKYYRPDENSPNTTISYYTKGAVIGFLLDARVREATGGRRNLDDVLKAAYGLYSDEHGFRPGEFEAVASEVAGVDLGHWFDRAVRSTDELDYEPALAWYGLEFAPDTREGGDAPAPAWLGLDTRADRGRLLVAGVRRGTPGYEAGFNVGDEILAIGDYRVGPEAWRQRLGLYRAGDAVTVLVARRERLTRLDARFGESPPAGWRLRPVESPSAAQTRRLDAWLDPGRVR, encoded by the coding sequence ATGCCAGGAGCAGGCTCCCGCCAACGGTTGTTCGCGTACGTGATCCTGATCGCCGTACTGCTCTCTGCCGGGCGGAGCAGCCTGTCCGCCCAGATGCTCGAGCCCGTCTCGTACACCGTCCGCTTCCCGGCGCCGGCCACCCACTACGCGGAGATCGAAGCGGAGGTGCCGGCCGACGGACTCGAGGCCGTCGAGCTGATGATGGCGACCTGGACGCCCGGCTCCTATCTGATCCGCGAGTACGCCCGGCACGTCGAGGCGGTGCGGGCCGCCACGCCGGCCGGAGAGCCTCTCGCGGTCGCCAAGTCGAGCAAGAACCGCTGGCGCATCGAGACGGGCGGCGCGGACCGGGTCACGGTGAGCTACCGCGTCTACTGCCGCGAGATGAGCGTCCGCACGAACTGGATCGAGGCGGACTTCGCGATGCTCAACGGCGCCCCGACGTTCCTGACTCCCGTCGCGACCGCGCCGCGACCTCACGATGTCCGCATCGAGCTGCCGCCGGAGTGGAGCGAGAGCGTGACGGCGCTGCCGCCGGCGCCGGGCGGCCGACCGCACAGCTATCGGGCAGCGGACTTCGACACGTTGGTCGATGCGCCGATCCTCGCCGGCAACCCGACCACCTACTCCTTCACCGTGGACGGCACGCCCCATGCCCTGGTCAACATCGGCGAGGGCGGCGTCTGGGACGGTCCGACCGCGGCCGCCGACATCGAACGCATCGTGCACGAGCAGCACCGCACCTGGGGCTTCTTCCCCTACCAGCGGTACCTCTTCCTGAACATGCTGGTCGAGGCGGGCGGCGGGCTCGAGCACAAGGACTCGACCCTGCTGATGACCAGCCGCTGGACCACCCGCGACCGCCGCCGGTACCTGCGCTGGCTGGGAACGGCCAGCCACGAGTTGTTCCACGCCTGGAACGTCAAGCAACTGCGGCCGGCCGCCCTCGGCCCCTTCGACTACGAGCGCGAAGCGTTCACTCCCGCCCTCTGGATGGTGGAGGGACTGACCTCGTACTACGGCCCGCTCGCCGTCCACCGGGCGGGAATATCTACCCGTGAGGAGTTCCTCGAAGCGCTGTCGGCGCTGATCGAAGCGCTGCAGACGACGCCCGGCCGGCTGGTGCAGCCGGTCGCCGATGCCTCGTACGACGCCTGGATCAAGTACTACCGGCCCGACGAGAACAGTCCGAACACCACGATCAGCTACTACACGAAGGGGGCCGTCATCGGCTTCCTGCTCGACGCCCGGGTGCGGGAGGCGACCGGCGGCCGCCGGAATCTGGACGACGTGCTGAAGGCCGCCTACGGCCTCTACTCGGACGAGCACGGGTTCCGGCCCGGCGAGTTCGAGGCGGTGGCGTCCGAGGTTGCCGGCGTCGATCTGGGCCACTGGTTCGACCGGGCGGTCCGCTCGACGGACGAGCTCGACTACGAGCCGGCCCTCGCCTGGTACGGCCTCGAGTTCGCTCCCGACACGCGCGAAGGCGGGGATGCGCCGGCGCCGGCCTGGCTGGGCCTGGACACGCGCGCCGACCGCGGGCGACTGCTCGTCGCCGGCGTGCGCCGCGGCACACCGGGTTACGAGGCGGGATTCAACGTCGGCGACGAGATCCTCGCGATCGGCGACTACCGGGTCGGACCGGAGGCGTGGAGACAGCGCCTCGGCCTCTATCGGGCGGGAGACGCGGTCACCGTCCTGGTCGCCCGGCGGGAGCGCCTCACGCGCCTCGACGCCCGCTTCGGCGAATCCCCGCCGGCGGGCTGGCGGCTGCGGCCGGTGGAGTCGCCGTCGGCCGCGCAGACGCGGCGGCTCGACGCCTGGCTCGACCCCGGCCGGGTTCGCTAG
- a CDS encoding polysaccharide deacetylase family protein: MTRGPFFGHAGGLDRPECAPEHRTGAGEQDPPSTETMFWLLIAAGFGLLSLAHVAPFPFLLDAVAPAPAIWSIPDTDGPPVVYLTFDDGPNPTATPRLLDVLAAQGAHATFFLIDRHLTERTAPIVRRMFEEGHAVALHTHTRHWMVLPPDEVARRLHAAAARIERLAGSAPCRAFRPHAGFRSGRMYEGLAQAGYSLVGWGWSLWDFNWYRRPDPSGLADRLAARISGGDIVVMHDGHHENPEADRQYAVDATALLIPKLRARGFVFGTIC, from the coding sequence TTGACGCGAGGACCGTTCTTCGGCCACGCTGGCGGACTCGACCGGCCCGAGTGCGCACCCGAGCACCGCACCGGCGCAGGCGAGCAGGACCCGCCATCCACCGAGACGATGTTCTGGCTGTTGATCGCCGCCGGCTTCGGTCTGCTGTCGCTCGCCCACGTCGCACCCTTTCCGTTTCTGCTCGACGCCGTCGCCCCGGCCCCCGCCATCTGGAGCATACCGGACACAGACGGGCCGCCGGTCGTCTACCTGACCTTCGACGACGGGCCGAATCCAACCGCGACGCCGCGGCTGCTCGACGTGCTCGCCGCGCAGGGAGCGCACGCCACCTTCTTCCTGATCGACAGGCATCTCACCGAGCGCACGGCGCCGATCGTCCGGCGCATGTTCGAGGAAGGGCATGCCGTCGCCCTCCATACGCATACGCGCCACTGGATGGTGCTGCCGCCCGACGAGGTGGCGCGCCGTCTGCACGCGGCGGCGGCGCGGATCGAGCGCCTGGCCGGCAGCGCGCCGTGCCGCGCCTTCCGCCCCCACGCGGGGTTCCGGAGCGGGCGGATGTACGAGGGGCTGGCCCAGGCCGGCTACTCGCTCGTCGGGTGGGGCTGGAGCCTGTGGGACTTCAACTGGTACCGCCGGCCCGATCCGAGCGGCCTCGCGGACCGGCTCGCCGCCCGCATCTCGGGCGGCGACATCGTCGTCATGCACGACGGTCACCATGAGAATCCCGAGGCCGACCGGCAGTACGCCGTCGACGCGACGGCGCTGCTGATACCGAAGCTGCGCGCCCGCGGGTTCGTGTTCGGGACCATCTGCTAG